The genomic stretch ATTTTGCTAAGTAGTAATGAATTAGTAATTAAGCACCAAATGACTGTGCAAGTCTATACCCCACCAGCAGTACATTAATTTCCTTTATCCCCATTAGAACATTTAATAGTAACCAGCATTATAGGGTTAACAAAGCCTAATACCattcaattttctaatttttaatagtCCAATGAGAAGTAAAtgatataacatatttttaaaacttttggggctggcgccgtggctcacttggttaatcctctgcctgcggtgcccacatcccatatgggcgccgggttctagtcccagttgttcctcttccattccagctctctgctgtgacccgggaaggcagtggaggatggcctaagtgcttgggcccctgcacccgcatgggagaccatgaggaagcacctggctcctggcttcagattggcgcagcacgctgactgtggcggccatttggggggtgaaccaacagagggaagacctttctctctgtctctctctctctctctcactgtctaactctgcttgttaaaGGACTCCACAGTCAATTCGGCACAAGTCGGGATTCAACAAATGTAAATGCAATGATTTCAGAATCATCAACTAGATATTTAAGTTCCAGGTTTCATAAttatattcaaagaaaattataACTGACTATTTAACTTTTTGGTAGTAAATTgttttttattgtgaaaatttttaaaaaagaaattccagcATGTAACCTATGTGAACTATCTTATTTCATCACCAAGTAGATTATgcaaaagtttattttgtaaatttttctgctaagaaattttaaaataacagaaatagtTAAAATCTTCAATTGAATTCATTATTATGGTCAATGAATGTCAACAGTTGCTACTATCTCAAGAGACATTTAGAAATTATGAGCCTCTAATAAAGCAATATGCCACCACCCACGGTCTAGTGAAAAGGTTACATCTAGGTCTGCATCCAGGTACCAAATTGTAGGACATACAGAGGACAGGGGAACGTGCTGAAATGCACCAGAACAACTCAACAAGATTCTGACCGTGTTAAATATGGGTTAAATCGTGTAGTGCTGACTAGTAACAGGCAGCTGTttacattacatattttaaaataaacaaagtctTTTAAGAAGACACTGTCAACATTTAACACGTTCATGCTGTGATTGAAAATTTGGCCACGTTGACACTACTGTCTACTGAAAAATTATATATCATAACTGCAGTACGCAATTCAATTTTAGATAGGTCTATCTATAAATGAATTTAATGGAAGCATTGGCATTGCGATTCTTTCACAAATTCATTGTTCTTTAAATCATTGGTTAAACAGTTTATTAGGAAAggcataatatatttaaaataaaagtgtttgcTATATGACACTTATTTTTTTCTAGGACATTATAAATCCACCCCCTCACCTCTAAATGTAAAACTCATATTTAGGCTCATCATTGCCACTaggaaagaaatatatttagtataaaattatttaaacataATTGGATATGGCATGCTGTCTTTGGCCACATAGAAATCTTAACTATTCCCTTTTTCTACACTGCAGGAAGAACAGTCATGGGGTGGCCTGATGGAAAAAGCATGGACGAATTGGGCttaaatgaatcaatggatgcagTGAGAGTCATCTTTAAGGATACCTTCTCATATCACTTAAAGTTTTCTTGGGGGCATAGAATCCCCAAGATGAAAGAACACAGAGATCATTCAGGTAACTTTACttgtagagaaataaaaaaaaataaaacacaatttttgCTATTATGTTATTAGCCAGTAGGGGGCATATGTTACAGcagaaatatatatagagagattccattcattggtctacttcccaaatggctgtaatgattGGGGattggctaggccaaagccaggaatcaggagtctggaattctatctgggtcttccacatgggtagctgcagtccaaacacatgagccatcttccactgctttcccatgtgcattcaagggagctgaatcagaaatggagtagccaagattgaaccggcactcagaggggatgctggtgttgcaggcagcagctcaacccagcacaacactggtcccatcgAAAATATTCTTGACTAATAGAATTATAagactgaataaaaaaatcatgaagaataaatcttaaacataTTAACAAAGAAATTCAGGTACAATCTCTCTGGATATACTTTACAATATTAGCATGAATTTTGAGTATCCTTTGGGatattttagctttttatttttcctacaaCCAAGATTCTCTCATCCCATAATAATGGGCATATTCTTTTTTCTCTAAAGCTCATTGTCAAGTAATGGATGAAAAAATAACGTGTGAGAGTTCAATTTTCTGGGAGAAAGGCTTTGTAGCTTTTCAAGCTGCCATTAATGCTGCTATCATAGAAGTGAGTATCAAATTAAAAGAACCTAACTGCactataaattaaattttgataGTTGGTTATATAACAGATTATTCTATTCGACCATTTATTCACTTCATTGATTAGGCATAATATACCAAAATGCTTCTATGTTCAGACCACTGTACAAAGTACTAAGAACCAGAAATAGCAGAACACAAGCACATTTCTTTGGAGATACTGTAATGGGTATGTTAGAAGTATGGGTATACAGTCATAATAATGGTTTAGATTCTatcatggattttcttttttttttttcttttctttttcatttatttgaaaggtagagagatggagaaagacagacacagagagatcttctatccactatttaattccccaaatgcccagggctgggtcatgccaaagccaggaactcagaacacaatctgggtgtcccatgtgggttgcagggaaccaagtacttgaaccattacctgttgTCTCCaacggtgtgcattagcaggaagctggaatcaaagcaCAGATGGAACTTgagttcaggcactctgatataggattttggcatcccaagtggtattttaATGCTTGCATCAAACCCCCTACATCCTGTCATGGAATTTTAAATGTATAGGGGGAAAATAATAAAGAAGGAGATACTCTACTGAGAAATATCAGGAAATACTTACTAACTGAAATGACATTCCAACTGACCTTAAAGCATGAAAAGGATTTGGTCCAATGACAATGGTAAGTAGGTATTTCTATGGAATCAAGACAAAACTTGAATTTTTCCAGGAAAGATGTATCCTATGAAGGATGCATACATAGAATGTACATTATTCCTTATAATTCAGAGAAGAGACATGAGGCTATAATCAGATTAttgataataatttattaatttatatctttcttgtctaatggctcagGCTAGAACTTCCAGCACTATTGAAAAGCAATGTGAGCGTGAgcacccttgtctggttccaaatctCAGTGGGATTGCTTCCAACTAGGTTGGTCTGCTTACTGTACTGCTCTTTTGATCTGTAGTGACTTTCCTGTGAGCACGGTTCCCTCTGTTGTGAGGTGCTATAGGTCTGTGTGTCATGGGCATGTGTGCTGAGCCAATGCCTGTGGGGGCTCAGCTCGTTTCACTATGGTGGTGGCTGGCAAGATAGGTGGGGCTTCCCCTTGCTGTACTGCTTGCATCGTGGGGTAAGGTATTCTTCTGAATTGTTGTGTTCCTTGCTGTTTGGGTGGAAGGTGAAGCGATCCCCGCTATTGCTAGGTTAGGAcacaggaggcaggggcagctACCACCTGCTTgcatacaaaaatagaaaaaaataaaaacaaaggagcAGAATGACTTCTTCCAGCACTGCCAGTCCCTGCAAGGTGGTGGTAGGGGTAGGGAGGTGTACCACTtcctatttgttcatttattttttccctgCGTGGAACTTCAGAAGTAGTTTGCCAAGCACTCCCTCCCACTGCTATCCACAGCTCCCCAGGCCTGCGGATTCCCCCTCTAACTTAGTCTGCTGGGGCAAGCACTCTCCtatgtgctgtttcactccccaaatccactCATTCTTAatagcattgttttttctcatTCTCAACATTTGTAATTACTAATATCTTTTTGTATGGCAACAAACATCACATAATAATATTCCTATTTCTATTTCCCTCATTGTCTCTTGGTTTTCCTCTtcatatttttctctcctttcttctgttACCATCTTGGTGATAGACAATGTCATCATCTTCCTTGTTATTCTCACTCCTTTCTTCTCTGTGGTtcactttctcccttcctcttcccttcctggcTAACAAGatgagaaaagacagaaaaatgaagCTGCAAAGGGGTAGGAAACACATTCCAGGGAGACGTGAAGGAATGAAGCAGTTAGGGTTCATGGCACCATGCATATCTTCCCATGAAGATGATGTACATGCTTTGTTCAATGTTGGTTGCTTTGATTTCCAGACATCTAGAGATCCCTAATACTCCAGATATTTTCCTAACTTTTTCCATCAGATTCAGTATTATCTTCATCTCACTTCTCAATAAAACCTTTCTGATCCACTCCTTTCATCAATCCATTTTgattctaaacttttttttatgaTACTTATAGTCtctaaacattttgtttttaaaaacataaattgaaTATGAGCAGATGATAAGGACTAGTGTTTTGTCATATCTATgcattttttctgtattcttaAGAGCTGTGATATCCTTCCAAGCTGGAATGCTAAGATTTATATCCTTTCCAGTGCTGGGGTCAGAATCAGTCCTTATCAAAGAATCATATAGAAAGCTTTCAATGCTGAAAGAAGATATTTTGATTTACAAAGTTGGCAAGTAGGAAAGTTTTCAAGGTTTGTAATTTTTTAGGCAATAAAATTAGCCCTATGATTTCAAACACTTATCTCCAGCAATGGTTGGAGACATTGGAAGCAGATAGTCCTGCATAGCTAACTATTTAGATAGTCTGGAAGGTTTTGTCTATAGCCTGGTAACCTTAAACTACCTTGCTTCACTGCTCTGACCTACCCTGCATCCATCACACCAGTTCACAGAGTTCTGAGACTGTGAGTCATTCTATCCCAGAGTCCAAGCCAAATGGAATGATAATCATTTCTTACTGTAGAGGACAAAAGAATAAAGTGCACTGTTGTGCCAACTGCACTACTGCCTAAATGCTAAGATTGAattatatcaaaacttacaggaaaAAATCAATCACACTGCGtaatgaaatgaaagaataaagcaAGCAGATACTTCTTATTGCATGAAAGAGAAAATATGGGACAGGGAGGATAGGAAAAATTAAGCAAGttacccaaggccacacagcttaGGAAGAACAATATCAGAACTCATATGCATTCAACTCTTAAAGTATTGCATCTCAAGTCCTGCCCTCTTCAAAGCTACTTTGGATTATATCTAGTCTATGGATTCAATTGTGTCCCTTCAGAATTCATATATTGAAACTGGAATGATGatatttggagatggggccttTAAGAAGCAGTTAGGAATAGATGAGATCATGAGGGTGGGAGCTCCATAAGGATTAATGTATCTATACAAATAGACACCAGAGGCTTTAtgcactctctctcttgctctctctctctgccatgtgAGAACACAGCAAAAAGGTGACCATTGGTAAAACTGGAGAGAGAGCCCTCACCACGAGCCAGATCAACTTACCACTTCAAtattggacttctcagcctctagaactatgagaaacaaatgtctgttctttatccagtcttatgGTATTTGTTTAAAGCAGGCTGAGCAGGCTAATCCAACTTGCTGATTTGTTGGGAAAATGTGAAAAAGAACAATGCAAATAAAATGCATTGGGCCTGGCTTGTAGGAGACTTTCaacttattttgaattttttcctgcactcttttctaaaatctttgttttaaaacttgtttcttcttcttttgctcTCACGTTATTTGGAGGTTTACTTTGTACTATGCATTTTGATTCCTGCAGTATTATCTTATGCACTCTACAAATTAACTCTAAATGATAGTTGATGTTGTCATCTCCATTTTATTGCTGACAAACAAAACTCAGTGAGTTTTGAGTAAATTAAATTGATAGAAAACTGATGAGGGGTACACTTCTAGCTCTTTATCCAGAAAATTTGATCCAAAGCCCTAATTTTTCTGTGAGGGAGTATaacttcctttctccaccctagtACCTCCTAACCATCTCCAGCTTTCCTGTTATCCACTCATTTGTCACAATCCTGTGGCAAAATATTTTCACGGGCTAGCTATCCCTCCCCACCCCGAGGATACTGTACCCCATTCAGCTGACAATGATCAGGGTATCACGTCAAATGACATGCCTTAGATTCTTCTGCCAGTGCCTATGTGAAAGAAAAGAGTTCTCAGGTTGCCTCACAGCCTCAAAGCCTTGGTTTATCAACCCTTTGTCCATTTCCtcaaaatatttccctttttttttcagaatcaaaAATCTTACAAAAGAATATGCAGGAAAGCATGAGAAAGTAGAAGCTTTGAAAGGTAATTTATATTTGACATGGCTGTTTGCTTAATGACTCTGCCTCATGCTATGTCACCTTGATAAAGATTACAGGGACAGATATCATGACTTTGGAACACATTATGTCCCCTTCCAAGTAAATGAAAAGTtgtataacaatttttaaaaggtaggTGTACCATTTAGAATCttatggatttaaaagatacatgaaaacataaaatttattttcctcttattaTATGCTCAAGTCCTAAAGCTCTCTTTATTATAGTCAGCCTCTCTTTAATGATAAATCTGTCTTTATCAAAAATGAAACCTGTTAATCACAAAATTACATGTCATTGGTGGCACTGTAGTTAGGAAATATGTATCATCTGGGGCTGGtatctgtggtatagtgggtaaagctgctgtctgcaaagctggcatcccatataggcacaggttcaaatcccagctgctccatttccaatacagctctctgctatggcctgggaaagtagaaaaagctggcccaaggccttgggcccctgcacccacatgggagacccagaggaagctcctggctcctggcttcggattggcacagttttggccattgcggtcaattggggagtgaaccagcagatggaagacttctctctctctctgcctctcctctctctctgcgtaactctaattttcaaataaataaataaatcttacaaatatatatatatatatatataatctgagacacaattttaaaagaagtttaagtttgattttattttgaatattggtaatcaaatatatttatgctacaaagaattataaaaaaattcatagaatgtGAAATTGATGTCTAGGATCTGAACTCAATGGTCTTCTATCATGCCAGGTCTGGTGATTGACATATATGAAGGCCAGATCACTGCCCTGCTTGGTCATAGTGGAGCTGGGAAAACCACCCTGTTAAAAATACTCAGTGGGCTCTCAGTCCCAACATCAGGTGAGAGGATAATTATCTAAAGACAAGCACATGAGAGAATTAACTGCAATTTTATTAATTACTGTTATATCAGgtatttaagagaaaaattataGAAGTTCATTTAATATTATATAGAATTGTATgtgtttaggaaaatattttttatgttttaaatatttcatatatagttttATGACTATACAGTTACCAATAGGGATTCTGACTAGAACAAATATTATTGTAAACATTAAATTCTTTATCAGTGATGTACTCCTAtatgtaaaatatgtttaaatagaTCTATAAACTGACATACATCATTTTCTatcttaacatattttaaatggaaCATGACACATTGTCCTGATGGTAACTTTCTACCTTCTGCTTATAGGTTCGATCACCATTTATAATCACACACTGTCAGAAATGACTCACATGGAAACTGCCAGCAAGTTCACTGGAGTGTGTCTACAATCCAACGTGCAGTTTGGCTTTCTCACTTTGAAAGAAAACCTCAGGCTGTTTGCTAAAATAAAAGGGATTCTGCCAAATGAAGTGGAGCAAGAGGTATATGAATTTGCTACATGTCACATaaccatgaaaatgaaaattatttaccTGGAAATTCTGAATGTGTTTGTATTATTTCTACACAATTTATTATCTAATCATTAGACAAAAAGCAATTACTAAGAATAGAAAAGTGGTAGTATTTTTTATATGAAAATCTTGGATTTTGGactaaatgttctttttttggttaggtACAATGAGTTTTGAGGGGCTTAGATATGGAAAATATACAAGACATACTTGCTCTAAATTTAAGCGGTGGACAAAAAAGGAAGCTAACCTTTGGTATTGCCATTTTAGGAGATCCTGAGGTAAATCAAACTAGAATACTGGTAAAATCAGGTGTAtggctataaaaatattttattagctcACATTTAATTTGCAAATGATTAAGGTAAAAGAACTTTTGCAGTGGAATGTTAAGTACTATGATATTTGTCCAAAATGCTTTTAAATGTAgtgatttttataaaatcttgcctgaaaggaaaaaaatttattgtatGTGCTTACCTACTGTCCAGGTTTTGCTCTTGGATGAACCAACTGCTGGATTGGATCCTCTTTCAAGGCACCGAGTATGGAATCTCctaaaagagagaaaatcagaCAAAGTAATTCTCTTCAGTACCCAGTTCATGGATGAGGCTGACATCCTGGCTGGTaacttttggttttcttttacgTACATTAGTGAGGAATTAGGAACTATGTGGAATATGAATGGATATGATCCATAGCTGTGTCTTACAGGTGGTTGCCATTGACTAAAAAGAGAGAATTTTGCTCTCATTGATTTGAGTGTCTGCATCCCAGCATACTTTGATCCCGTAGAAGTATTCTGATCCCATTGCAGAGCAGATTACTATTTGTAAAATGCATAGCATACTCTTAAATGGATACTTTGCTTTGTTTAGTATGAATCTCAGTTGACTTATCTTTCAGATGTATGATTTTCTTCTACAAATGCCAGAGAATAAACAATGTATCACTGTAGTTCTTGCAAAAGTAGTTTACATAAGGCCAGAATTACAACATATCTATTTTAGTGTGTCATGCTcctaaaatacattattttttaatggagTCACTCTTTTATAAACAGTTAGAGAACAACTTTCTAATACAATttatcttttgcttctttctaaATATATAGGAAAGTGTTTATATCCAAGTGTGCAGGTTCTTCCCTATTCCTGAAAAAGAAATGGGGTATTGGCTACCATTTAAGGTATAGCCATTAATATTGGAAACATGTTGGAAATGCTCAAAATGGTAGGGTAGATGATGTCAGTATCAGTATATGAATATGGATTACACATCTACTAAGTTCATTTCAAGAGAGCTATGCTAGAACTGTCATACCTGGTCCCCCCTTTTTTTAGCAAGAATGTAGAGTATGTGAAATTATAGATCTTGAGGGTATTGAGATGATTAATCTCGGTTTAAATGCAATTTGGTGGAaatgtttttataatatattgttttaacatattttttgttgttgttaatgagaggtaaagagagggagatggagagggagaagaatgGAAAAGGGGGGCACCTGTATTCTGCACGGGGGTGTGAGGATGATGGTTACACAAAGTTAAGGAAAggagttgttttttaaagatttatttatttatttatttgaaagtcagagttacacacacacacagagagagagaggtcttccatccactggttcactccccgataggctgcaatggccagagctgcactgagccgaagccaggagccaggagtttcttctgagtctccatgtgggtgcacttgggccatctcctactgctttctcaggccatagtagagagctggattgaaagctgagcagccgggattcaaaccagtgcccatatggaatgccggcactgcaggtgggggtttactggctatgccacagtgccggccccaggaaaggGGTTTCTAAGTAATGATATTATGCTCGTAGGAGAAGACTTGGTAACCTAAGAACCCAGCTCATTGTGattgttttctctcattttatttttataaagattttatttatttatttgatattagagttactgacagagagggagagacagagagagaggactgctttcctctgattcactcctcaaatggccacaaaggcaggatctgggccgatcctaagccaggagcttcatcctggtctcccatgcagatgcaggggcccaagcacttggaccatcttccactgttttcccaagcaataagcaaagagctggattggaagaggagcaatcggaacacgaactggcacccatataggatgcaagcatggcaggcggaggcttagcctactacgccacagcactggctccttgtTTTTCTCTCGCTTTATGCCTAAGGAGACAAAATTTACTGATTATTCTTAACTTGAAATTAAGAGTTTGATTACCATTAAAGGTTCAGGAAGTTTCATAGGTCATTGCAAAGTTATGTCCACTTTGACTACTCAGAATTCTCACCTCTACAATGTTGGCTCTTACCCACTTATTCTCCCACATGCAGCGCTCATCGTTCAGGGATAATGTGGATTGACTGTTCCCTGCAGATTGGCGGAtgcactcaggctgcaggaccaGCTGAAGGCTCCCGTGAAGACCTTATCTGAGGGAATAAAGAGAAAGGTAGGGGCGGAGGCAAGGTCACCTGTGCACCCCGCAGGCAGGTGCGGGAcagtgtgtttcttttcttgCAGCTGTGTTTTGTGCTGGGCATCCTGGGGAACCCATTGGTGGTCCTTCTGGATGAGCCATCGACCGGGATGGACCCCGAGGGGCAGCAGCAGATGTGGTGAGAAAATATCATGAGGAATCCCTATGTGAATTTATTGCTCTTGCAACAATTGATCTCAGTATTATTGTTTTTTAACAAAGGGAAAGATGCC from Lepus europaeus isolate LE1 chromosome 18, mLepTim1.pri, whole genome shotgun sequence encodes the following:
- the LOC133776768 gene encoding ATP-binding cassette sub-family A member 9-like, encoding MVVAGKIGGASPCCTACIVGIKNLTKEYAGKHEKVEALKGLVIDIYEGQITALLGHSGAGKTTLLKILSGLSVPTSGSITIYNHTLSEMTHMETASKFTGVCLQSNVQFGFLTLKENLRLFAKIKGILPNEVEQEVLLLDEPTAGLDPLSRHRVWNLLKERKSDKVILFSTQFMDEADILAALIVQG